A single Cryomorphaceae bacterium DNA region contains:
- a CDS encoding phosphatase PAP2 family protein has product MPAYQEVQPYEWYQVFDLPAPELYTIDRGAIENWNPEIAKNSDYVLGGLMLLPFASLASQEVQEQAGTYLFMYGEVLVSTGLITAAIKGWTERARPYVYNNTVPLEERISQSSMRSFVSGHTALAFGAASFMSTTYMDLHPDDPFRWVVLAGTFGAAGLVGYMRVESGQHFPTDVIAGAAIGTAIGWAIPALHREARYRGIRWNAGWNQFRLVWDF; this is encoded by the coding sequence TTGCCCGCATACCAAGAAGTTCAGCCTTATGAGTGGTATCAGGTTTTTGATCTACCAGCGCCTGAACTCTACACCATTGATCGCGGGGCCATTGAAAATTGGAACCCTGAGATTGCTAAGAACAGTGATTATGTCCTCGGAGGACTGATGCTTCTTCCGTTTGCTTCTCTGGCTAGCCAAGAGGTTCAAGAACAAGCAGGAACGTACCTGTTCATGTATGGTGAAGTCCTCGTTTCAACAGGATTGATTACCGCGGCCATTAAAGGATGGACGGAGCGCGCACGCCCATACGTATACAACAATACCGTCCCGCTGGAAGAACGTATTTCACAGAGCTCAATGCGTTCGTTCGTGAGCGGACATACTGCCTTAGCATTTGGAGCCGCCAGCTTTATGAGTACGACCTACATGGACCTTCATCCAGATGATCCTTTTCGATGGGTAGTTCTCGCCGGAACATTTGGAGCCGCTGGTCTTGTTGGATATATGCGGGTTGAAAGTGGCCAGCATTTTCCTACGGACGTCATTGCCGGTGCCGCTATTGGAACGGCCATTGGTTGGGCTATTCCCGCTCTCCACCGTGAGGCCCGCTACCGCGGAATTCGCTGGAATGCCGGCTGGAACCAATTCCGACTTGTCTGGGATTTCTGA
- the cadA gene encoding cadmium-translocating P-type ATPase yields MADQSSQKLQISGMTCANCALGVRKHMEKAGLEAVDVNFVNGEAYFDNPQNLDLQPIVSGIRQLGYQVDSNQTSKKPSKPDLTLERYFLFSLLLTLPLMGHMWVGPDSILNNPLFQIALSSPVYCLGFWYFGRSAWASIKVGVPNMDVLIFIGATSAFGYSLYGVIRHWGSPELHQYLFFETAATIITLVLLGNVIEKRSVRRTTDAIKGLQGLQKKTALTLRHEKWQVLSIEELVVNDLIRIREGEQIPVDGEIQSGSGRIDESMLTGESQTVEKSTGSTVFAGTLLHEGVLEVKMSKKSDETVLSGIVQLVKDAQRDQPTIQKLGDRVSAIFVPVVMAISLATFAISFRILGVGLEASLMRSIAVLVISCPCAMGLATPTAVMVGIGRAARKGILIKGGSTLEELARAETVVFDKTGTLTTGEFRVKRIESISIDLKDLQSIVLGLELHSDHPIATSLVEAWKDQVTPYPFENVKELKGRGITGRDDHGQEFSVLADGRQADLLVLRNKEVIGYIDIEDDWKTGVPELIEWLNQNEIRSIMLSGDLEHKCRRLAERVGITEFYARQSPEDKIRHIRMWSKKEKVVMVGDGINDAPALTQANVGISMVEASDIAIDSSEVVLLQDRDLNAVKSAIQISRHTLLTIQQNLFWAFFYNVLAIPIAAAGLLSPMIAALSMAFSDVVVIGNSLRLRIKRIQ; encoded by the coding sequence ATGGCCGATCAATCATCCCAAAAGCTCCAGATATCCGGCATGACCTGTGCTAATTGTGCCTTGGGCGTAAGAAAGCATATGGAAAAGGCAGGATTGGAAGCAGTGGATGTGAACTTTGTGAACGGAGAAGCGTACTTCGACAACCCTCAAAATCTTGACCTTCAGCCTATCGTATCGGGAATACGTCAACTGGGGTATCAAGTAGATTCAAATCAGACCTCGAAGAAACCAAGCAAGCCCGACTTAACTCTTGAGCGCTATTTCCTTTTTAGCCTACTCTTAACCTTGCCTTTAATGGGGCACATGTGGGTAGGTCCCGATTCCATTCTCAACAACCCGCTCTTTCAAATTGCACTTAGTTCACCTGTATATTGCTTGGGCTTTTGGTATTTCGGGCGATCTGCATGGGCCTCCATTAAAGTTGGTGTTCCCAATATGGACGTCCTCATATTTATTGGAGCAACATCAGCTTTCGGTTATTCGCTGTATGGTGTAATTAGACATTGGGGGTCACCCGAGTTGCATCAATATCTTTTCTTCGAGACGGCTGCAACCATAATCACCCTTGTCCTCCTGGGCAATGTGATCGAAAAACGCTCAGTTCGTCGAACCACAGACGCCATAAAAGGCCTTCAAGGTCTACAGAAAAAAACGGCTCTAACATTGCGTCACGAAAAATGGCAAGTCCTTTCCATTGAAGAGCTCGTGGTCAATGACTTGATTCGGATCCGAGAAGGAGAACAAATTCCCGTGGATGGTGAAATACAGTCTGGTTCCGGAAGGATTGATGAATCAATGCTCACTGGAGAATCACAGACTGTTGAAAAATCGACAGGATCCACTGTATTTGCGGGGACCTTGCTCCATGAAGGGGTTCTCGAAGTGAAAATGAGTAAAAAGAGCGACGAAACAGTTCTTTCAGGTATTGTACAGTTGGTCAAGGATGCCCAAAGAGATCAGCCGACGATTCAAAAGTTAGGTGATCGAGTCAGTGCGATTTTCGTACCCGTAGTAATGGCTATTTCACTGGCCACATTTGCCATTTCCTTTCGGATTCTTGGAGTTGGTCTTGAAGCGAGTTTAATGCGTTCTATCGCCGTCTTGGTCATTTCATGCCCCTGTGCCATGGGGCTTGCCACCCCAACGGCCGTCATGGTCGGCATCGGTCGAGCAGCTCGCAAGGGTATATTAATCAAAGGTGGCTCCACATTAGAAGAGCTCGCGCGGGCAGAAACGGTAGTTTTCGATAAAACCGGAACATTGACAACCGGTGAGTTTCGGGTTAAGAGAATAGAGTCCATTTCCATTGATTTAAAGGATTTGCAGAGTATTGTTCTTGGGTTAGAGCTGCACAGTGACCATCCCATTGCCACAAGCCTTGTTGAGGCCTGGAAAGATCAAGTTACTCCCTACCCCTTTGAAAATGTCAAAGAGCTAAAAGGGCGTGGAATTACCGGTCGTGACGACCACGGGCAAGAATTCTCTGTTCTGGCTGACGGACGGCAGGCAGATCTGCTCGTTCTTCGAAATAAAGAAGTCATTGGATACATCGATATCGAAGATGACTGGAAAACAGGAGTGCCAGAACTGATCGAATGGCTGAACCAGAATGAAATTCGATCCATCATGCTCAGTGGTGATTTGGAACACAAATGTCGTCGGCTTGCAGAACGGGTAGGGATTACCGAATTCTATGCTCGTCAAAGTCCCGAGGACAAAATTCGCCACATTCGAATGTGGTCGAAAAAGGAAAAAGTAGTCATGGTAGGTGACGGTATCAATGATGCTCCGGCCCTTACACAGGCAAATGTGGGTATTTCAATGGTAGAGGCCTCAGACATTGCTATTGATAGCTCGGAGGTTGTTCTGCTCCAGGATCGCGATTTGAACGCTGTTAAATCAGCTATTCAAATCAGTCGTCACACTTTATTGACCATTCAACAGAATCTATTCTGGGCATTTTTCTACAACGTTTTGGCTATTCCCATTGCAGCGGCCGGATTATTGAGCCCAATGATAGCTGCATTGAGTATGGCCTTCTCTGACGTCGTTGTCATTGGAAACAGTCTACGTCTACGCATTAAGCGAATTCAATAA
- a CDS encoding polysaccharide biosynthesis C-terminal domain-containing protein encodes MIRTIIATTFSKFGVIVLSFLLLISTTQTLGADGKGYISLFLLNVTLVQLISSFIGGPALVYLLPRFGIERLLLPSYAWALFVSIVVPLILFAAGLQDREYLYHLMFIGAIDAIGKIHLQFILGREDLKSHNWISFLQGAALLLSFWIFYGVYGIHDISAYIGAIYVAYLFTVISGFLRIFRELGTTPSQELQGTWRITIREMSRYGFWIQLANISQLLNYRLSYYLLQKLLPENNYAGLGYYATAINLAEASWVVSKSLAMIQYARISNTQNPIEIRRLSTQMWKIAFYSAFAIISVLLLVPGEVWNFVFGAEDNFAQIRPLLVVLAPGIFFMALNNTMSAHLAGQGLYSLNARVSALGLVLTGVSAPFLITRYGMTGAAVSTSLSYSLSTIYQTQLFLKTSRIPMADLWPSRADGRWLRQLIRKG; translated from the coding sequence ATGATCAGGACCATCATAGCGACGACGTTCAGCAAATTCGGAGTCATCGTCCTCAGTTTCTTACTGCTGATCAGTACCACACAAACCCTTGGCGCTGACGGTAAGGGGTATATCAGCTTGTTCCTGCTAAACGTTACCCTCGTTCAGCTGATCAGTAGTTTCATTGGAGGTCCAGCCCTGGTCTATCTACTACCTCGATTTGGCATAGAACGACTACTCTTGCCTTCCTACGCTTGGGCCTTATTCGTTTCCATCGTTGTTCCGCTCATTCTCTTTGCCGCGGGATTACAGGATCGCGAATATCTGTATCACCTCATGTTCATTGGCGCTATTGATGCCATTGGCAAAATCCACCTACAATTCATCCTTGGCCGTGAAGACCTCAAGAGCCACAATTGGATCAGTTTTTTACAGGGTGCCGCATTGCTATTGAGTTTCTGGATTTTTTACGGCGTTTATGGCATTCACGACATCAGCGCCTACATTGGAGCGATCTATGTCGCCTATCTCTTTACGGTCATTTCGGGATTCCTTCGAATTTTCAGAGAGCTCGGTACAACGCCAAGTCAAGAACTTCAAGGTACTTGGCGCATTACAATCCGAGAAATGTCCCGCTATGGATTTTGGATTCAATTGGCCAACATTAGCCAATTACTGAATTACCGACTATCCTACTATCTTCTTCAGAAGCTCCTCCCAGAAAACAACTACGCTGGACTGGGTTATTATGCCACTGCAATAAACCTCGCTGAAGCTTCTTGGGTGGTCAGTAAATCCTTGGCCATGATTCAATACGCACGCATCAGCAATACCCAGAACCCCATTGAGATAAGGCGCCTAAGTACTCAAATGTGGAAAATTGCCTTTTATTCCGCCTTTGCCATCATCAGCGTCCTACTGCTCGTTCCGGGCGAAGTATGGAATTTCGTTTTTGGAGCCGAGGACAATTTCGCCCAAATTCGACCCCTTCTCGTAGTCTTGGCCCCTGGAATCTTCTTCATGGCCCTCAACAATACCATGAGTGCGCATTTGGCCGGACAAGGTCTGTACTCGTTAAATGCTCGAGTATCAGCTCTAGGTCTCGTCCTTACTGGGGTTTCAGCTCCTTTCCTGATCACGCGCTACGGAATGACTGGAGCGGCAGTTTCAACCTCTCTTTCCTACTCCTTGTCGACCATATACCAAACCCAACTCTTTCTCAAGACAAGTCGTATTCCTATGGCAGACCTTTGGCCCTCACGGGCCGATGGGCGATGGCTTCGACAACTCATCCGCAAAGGCTAG
- a CDS encoding T9SS type A sorting domain-containing protein: protein MKRLVTLSFILCTVLAYGQMLVSGNQIATYTAADISSQLGIPVPYGVTAYKILYTTPGSDGVTDTASGLLCVPDDASLSYPILNYNHGTTDGKQDCPSNLQGGTFLSLGFSSQGYIVAAPDYLGMGESRGFHPYVHAATHGQASVDMLFAIETYLNNNGIAHEDQLFISGYSQGGHAGMATQKLIEAQYMSDFNLAASGHMSGPYSISKVMKDVILADVNYGTVAFVPYVVMGYQEVYGNLYNDLTDIFKAPYAPFCQQFYNGTISLTNLNIQLLTQLSINEGNSYPYGMFQDSIVNSLRTDPNHRLNLVLQDNDVWNFNATTPTRMYYCDADEQVSYINALFADSAMNANGATDVQAIQVDPNQSHGGCAPLATLAAILYFDQYATIGLEEHNTLEGVRVYPNPAADQISIDLEGTENASVTVVDGAGRVVFKKEIVPFGPQTILVSSWSSGVYLLSIEQNGLLHQQRLVIE from the coding sequence ATGAAAAGATTAGTTACCCTCTCCTTTATCCTTTGTACTGTTTTGGCCTACGGCCAGATGCTCGTTTCCGGCAATCAGATCGCCACGTATACAGCCGCAGATATTTCCAGCCAACTCGGAATCCCAGTACCCTACGGTGTAACCGCGTACAAGATTTTGTATACCACACCTGGTTCAGACGGAGTTACAGACACAGCTTCAGGGCTACTGTGCGTACCTGACGACGCTTCTCTCTCCTACCCTATCCTCAACTACAACCACGGAACCACCGACGGGAAGCAAGACTGCCCTTCCAATCTTCAAGGAGGAACCTTTCTTTCCCTAGGCTTTTCTAGTCAGGGTTACATTGTTGCTGCTCCAGATTACCTCGGAATGGGTGAATCCCGTGGGTTCCATCCCTATGTACACGCCGCTACTCACGGCCAAGCTTCTGTGGACATGCTTTTCGCTATTGAAACCTATTTAAACAATAATGGAATTGCCCATGAGGATCAGCTCTTCATCAGCGGATACTCGCAAGGTGGTCATGCAGGAATGGCTACTCAAAAGCTGATCGAAGCGCAATATATGTCTGATTTTAATCTGGCTGCTTCTGGACACATGTCCGGACCATATTCCATCTCCAAGGTCATGAAGGATGTCATTCTAGCCGATGTGAACTACGGAACTGTAGCATTCGTGCCTTACGTGGTCATGGGCTATCAAGAAGTCTATGGAAACTTGTACAATGACCTGACGGACATCTTCAAGGCTCCCTATGCACCTTTCTGCCAGCAGTTTTACAACGGCACCATTTCTCTAACCAATTTGAACATCCAGCTCTTAACTCAATTGTCCATTAACGAAGGGAACTCCTACCCCTACGGCATGTTCCAAGACTCTATCGTCAACTCCCTCCGAACCGACCCAAACCACCGACTGAACCTAGTACTTCAGGACAATGATGTGTGGAACTTCAACGCCACTACCCCTACCCGCATGTACTACTGTGATGCAGACGAGCAAGTCTCCTACATCAATGCTCTATTCGCAGACAGCGCAATGAATGCCAATGGGGCAACTGATGTGCAGGCCATACAGGTCGATCCCAATCAAAGTCATGGAGGATGTGCCCCACTGGCAACACTGGCCGCGATTCTCTATTTCGACCAGTATGCGACCATCGGACTTGAAGAACACAACACGCTTGAGGGTGTTCGCGTCTACCCGAACCCCGCGGCCGATCAAATCTCTATCGACCTCGAGGGAACGGAGAATGCTTCGGTTACTGTCGTCGACGGGGCTGGTCGTGTGGTCTTTAAGAAAGAAATTGTACCTTTTGGACCACAAACCATCCTAGTGAGCAGCTGGAGTTCAGGAGTTTATCTGCTTTCGATTGAGCAGAATGGCCTCCTGCATCAGCAGCGGCTCGTCATCGAATGA
- the bshB1 gene encoding bacillithiol biosynthesis deacetylase BshB1, whose translation MELDLLAFAAHPDDVELGASGTVIKHIKAGATAGIVDLTRGELGTRGSADLRDQESARSSEIMGLSARENLGFRDGFFVNDEEHQLAVVRMIRKYRPRVVLANAISDRHPDHGRGADVVRNAIFLSGLPKIHTEIDGKDQEAYRPKIVLNYVQFNPIEPDVIITFDEAVMEQKMEAVQAFSSQFFDPNSEEPETAISSKNFLESVRYRAADLGRMVGASYGEGFTCDRLLSVDSVFDLK comes from the coding sequence ATGGAACTCGATTTATTGGCTTTTGCCGCACATCCTGACGATGTCGAGTTGGGCGCTTCTGGAACAGTCATTAAGCACATTAAGGCTGGAGCTACAGCTGGTATTGTAGATTTAACACGTGGAGAACTCGGTACCAGAGGTTCTGCAGACTTGAGAGATCAAGAAAGCGCTCGATCATCTGAGATCATGGGCTTGAGCGCGCGTGAGAATCTTGGATTCAGGGATGGTTTCTTTGTGAATGACGAGGAACATCAACTGGCCGTCGTGCGAATGATCAGAAAATATCGACCCCGAGTAGTACTGGCAAATGCAATTAGTGATCGTCATCCCGATCATGGAAGAGGGGCAGATGTTGTTCGGAATGCCATATTCCTCTCAGGACTTCCCAAAATCCATACAGAGATCGATGGTAAAGACCAAGAAGCTTATAGGCCAAAGATTGTACTGAACTATGTGCAATTCAATCCTATAGAACCTGACGTAATCATCACTTTTGATGAAGCCGTCATGGAACAGAAAATGGAGGCGGTACAAGCCTTTTCCTCTCAATTCTTTGACCCTAATAGCGAAGAGCCAGAAACGGCGATATCCAGTAAGAACTTTTTAGAAAGCGTACGTTATCGGGCGGCTGATTTAGGCCGCATGGTTGGAGCGTCGTACGGAGAAGGCTTTACTTGCGATCGACTTTTAAGCGTCGATAGCGTTTTTGATTTGAAGTAA
- a CDS encoding DUF1648 domain-containing protein, with amino-acid sequence MKKQNLRFELLALCLVLFPIVYALSVYDQIPETMVTHYNIKGEPDGFQEKNFVYFLILPGVSFMLNLVLASIPALMPEEDQKASTLRMIQATRIATLLLLGGIAISMVQTTDGRSPDYLFRWLGGGIFLLTLLLGNYMKEIKTNEFAGMRNRFTLSDPEVWKVTHRRSSYWFFYSGLVGLIATVFIETPILFGASLFILIGLCLMSWKISASEFRKRNPEQ; translated from the coding sequence ATGAAAAAGCAAAACCTCCGCTTCGAATTACTCGCATTGTGCTTGGTCTTATTCCCTATCGTCTATGCCTTGTCGGTGTACGATCAGATTCCGGAGACCATGGTGACTCACTACAACATTAAAGGAGAACCGGACGGATTTCAGGAAAAGAACTTTGTCTATTTCCTGATCCTCCCAGGTGTTAGCTTTATGCTGAATTTAGTTTTGGCCTCAATACCGGCACTTATGCCAGAAGAGGATCAAAAAGCCAGTACGCTTCGAATGATCCAAGCGACGCGCATTGCTACGCTACTTCTACTGGGGGGTATCGCCATTTCTATGGTTCAAACTACGGATGGACGAAGCCCAGACTACCTGTTTCGCTGGCTTGGAGGCGGAATCTTCCTCTTGACTCTACTCTTGGGAAATTACATGAAAGAAATCAAGACTAATGAGTTTGCAGGAATGCGAAACCGGTTTACACTTAGCGATCCCGAGGTATGGAAAGTCACTCATCGCCGATCGTCTTATTGGTTCTTTTACTCTGGATTAGTGGGTTTAATTGCAACCGTTTTCATTGAAACACCCATCCTATTCGGTGCAAGCCTTTTCATACTCATAGGCCTTTGCCTTATGTCCTGGAAGATTTCCGCAAGTGAATTCCGAAAGCGCAACCCTGAACAATAG
- a CDS encoding T9SS type A sorting domain-containing protein, which produces MKKSLLFAAVAAGSLAFGQSNVTVHEAHGLNMRAKAELMKTEINGVHQAPYLPGSRSAVVDMGQAQNVYTVAFGRRDAVSVRPELNAITFIHRSDAATNGDAGSGSLRYDHSLDGGATFTNNVGPVYDGGNARYPAAGMINDPSNTDIANAQFVYTAPILSGTNGGSWGGQLVGYVSLGAVDSVNAIFESDDAAGDYNLISAGQWNAGQVMHHVDSEIDLINTSDYVDTIIYRRADFSGGGAPVINVEELYVPVYNDTGIGKALVDSYIGFAPDGQTGYIAIIGHGGDVNVEPVGSYHLIVLKTTDGGTTWGAPVNVATSSWADGQLANDGSNYTMAFEGDIAVDSNGDMHFSVAVGPATGTWSITTTPGAWGIFDVHGDGTTFTGDLVGIPQTFRGDLGGLNEDSRPQVSASADGDFITVTWFDSDTLLVGSTDNTFPDAWVRGYRVQDQTWLNEVNASTGTAADAQCTWGTVGDLMFKNGDQATVAIVYATLVNADILSTTQFHFLDAPYSFSGVGIEENDITEMRVFPNPASDMVRVAFEMKDATDVTVNVVNTVGQTVMTSTHNAVTGGNVVTMNVANLANGLYFVEVNSANGTSTQRLIVQ; this is translated from the coding sequence ATGAAAAAATCGTTACTCTTTGCTGCTGTAGCTGCGGGTTCACTTGCTTTTGGACAAAGCAATGTGACGGTTCATGAAGCTCATGGACTCAATATGCGTGCGAAAGCAGAATTAATGAAAACTGAAATTAATGGTGTGCATCAGGCTCCATATTTGCCAGGATCGCGTTCAGCGGTAGTGGATATGGGTCAAGCACAAAACGTATATACGGTGGCTTTCGGTCGTCGTGATGCGGTTTCTGTTCGTCCAGAATTGAATGCCATCACATTTATCCACCGTTCTGACGCTGCGACAAACGGCGATGCAGGAAGTGGATCTCTCCGTTATGACCACAGTTTGGATGGAGGAGCTACCTTCACCAACAACGTTGGACCAGTATATGACGGCGGAAACGCTCGTTATCCAGCGGCAGGTATGATCAATGACCCAAGCAACACGGACATTGCAAACGCTCAGTTCGTATACACTGCACCAATCCTTTCCGGTACTAACGGAGGTTCTTGGGGTGGTCAATTGGTTGGTTACGTAAGCCTCGGAGCTGTTGATAGCGTAAATGCCATCTTCGAATCTGACGATGCTGCTGGAGATTACAACCTGATTTCTGCTGGTCAGTGGAATGCAGGTCAAGTAATGCACCACGTAGACTCTGAAATTGATTTGATCAACACGAGTGACTACGTTGATACTATCATCTACCGTCGCGCTGATTTCAGCGGTGGTGGAGCACCAGTGATCAACGTAGAGGAGCTTTACGTACCTGTATACAACGATACCGGTATTGGAAAAGCCTTGGTTGACTCTTATATCGGTTTTGCTCCAGACGGACAAACTGGATACATCGCAATCATCGGACACGGTGGTGATGTAAACGTAGAGCCAGTAGGATCTTACCACTTGATTGTTTTGAAAACTACAGATGGGGGAACTACTTGGGGAGCTCCTGTAAATGTTGCTACCTCTAGTTGGGCAGATGGCCAATTGGCAAATGACGGAAGTAACTACACTATGGCTTTCGAAGGCGATATCGCAGTAGACAGCAACGGTGACATGCACTTCTCAGTAGCTGTAGGTCCTGCAACAGGAACTTGGAGTATCACAACTACACCAGGTGCTTGGGGAATCTTTGACGTACACGGTGACGGAACTACCTTCACTGGTGACCTCGTAGGTATTCCACAAACATTCCGTGGTGACCTTGGCGGTTTGAACGAGGATAGCCGTCCACAAGTATCTGCTTCTGCAGACGGAGACTTCATCACTGTAACTTGGTTCGATTCTGATACTTTGTTGGTGGGTAGCACAGACAACACATTCCCAGATGCATGGGTACGTGGATACCGTGTTCAAGACCAAACTTGGTTGAACGAAGTGAACGCGTCTACAGGTACAGCAGCCGATGCTCAGTGTACTTGGGGAACTGTTGGTGACTTGATGTTCAAAAACGGTGACCAAGCTACTGTAGCCATTGTATACGCTACATTGGTTAACGCGGACATCTTGAGTACTACTCAATTCCACTTCTTGGATGCACCTTACAGCTTCAGCGGTGTAGGTATTGAGGAAAACGACATCACTGAAATGCGCGTCTTCCCTAACCCAGCTTCTGACATGGTACGTGTAGCTTTCGAAATGAAAGATGCTACTGACGTGACCGTAAACGTTGTTAACACTGTAGGTCAAACGGTTATGACTTCTACTCATAACGCAGTAACGGGAGGTAACGTCGTTACTATGAACGTTGCTAACTTGGCTAACGGATTGTACTTCGTAGAAGTGAATTCAGCTAACGGAACTTCAACTCAGCGTTTGATTGTTCAATAA
- a CDS encoding glycosyltransferase family 4 protein, translated as MDRPLHIVFLTQWYPHHEDVQNGIFIKHQAESLAHKHRVTVLWVGPSSQQTSITVSSNTSASSLLREVNVRYPKSRKTLGKTMGWKKAFEQIKDSVDVVHAHILDRDFPAWEVWLQAKRIPFVVHEHASFYFDRYKKDVVWHAARKRMLKRAFKVCPVSEGLKQAMIKQGLEGRYEVVPNILNVPTPSSRKKRPERLKLISVGDLVNTVKRFDEILESLVNLQGPWDYDIIGDGPNRDQLEKQAMVLFGNDDSRNVRFLGRMEQEDVQKVLSEYTMCLVNSKYETFGLIALEALNAGVPVLSPRVGVIEEFISPGVNGHFIESAADFPELIRKTWDQYDELDHELLDQQKRSDLSSEAYLNRITLTYRQLGLFVD; from the coding sequence GTGGATAGACCTCTTCATATCGTCTTTTTAACGCAATGGTATCCCCATCATGAAGATGTTCAAAACGGCATTTTCATCAAGCATCAAGCGGAAAGCTTGGCTCATAAGCATCGCGTAACCGTATTATGGGTGGGTCCTTCGAGCCAGCAGACCAGCATTACTGTATCCTCTAACACGAGTGCTTCCAGTCTACTTCGTGAAGTAAATGTGCGCTACCCAAAATCGCGCAAGACCCTCGGGAAAACCATGGGCTGGAAAAAGGCATTCGAGCAGATCAAGGACTCGGTTGATGTCGTCCATGCGCATATTCTCGATCGGGATTTTCCGGCATGGGAAGTTTGGCTACAAGCAAAACGCATCCCATTTGTGGTTCACGAACACGCTTCTTTCTATTTTGACAGGTACAAGAAAGACGTCGTTTGGCACGCTGCAAGAAAAAGAATGCTCAAACGAGCGTTCAAGGTATGCCCTGTAAGCGAGGGGCTGAAACAAGCGATGATAAAACAAGGCCTTGAAGGCCGATACGAGGTGGTCCCAAATATTTTAAACGTCCCCACTCCATCTTCTCGAAAGAAAAGGCCGGAACGACTAAAACTAATATCTGTCGGTGACTTGGTGAATACCGTGAAAAGGTTCGACGAAATTTTGGAAAGTCTTGTGAATCTTCAAGGACCTTGGGATTACGACATCATTGGTGACGGACCCAATCGAGATCAGTTGGAGAAACAAGCCATGGTCCTATTCGGTAATGACGATTCTAGAAACGTACGCTTCTTGGGGAGAATGGAACAAGAGGACGTTCAAAAAGTCCTCTCTGAATACACAATGTGCTTGGTCAACAGCAAATACGAAACCTTTGGCCTCATTGCGCTTGAAGCCTTAAATGCAGGAGTTCCAGTTCTGAGCCCACGCGTTGGTGTCATCGAGGAGTTCATCTCTCCAGGAGTTAATGGCCACTTTATCGAGTCAGCAGCTGATTTTCCTGAATTGATTCGGAAGACTTGGGATCAATACGACGAATTGGATCATGAGCTCCTCGATCAGCAAAAGAGGAGCGACTTATCCAGTGAAGCCTATCTCAATCGAATAACTCTTACTTACCGTCAGCTCGGTTTATTCGTAGATTAG
- a CDS encoding winged helix-turn-helix transcriptional regulator — MQDVFKALGDPTRRAILEMLKVKDLNAGEIAEAFNMSKPSISHHLELLHRANLVSREKQGQFVVYTLNTTVFQELLQWIVELKSSK; from the coding sequence ATGCAGGATGTATTCAAAGCTCTAGGTGACCCAACAAGGCGCGCCATTCTTGAAATGCTCAAGGTAAAAGATCTCAATGCCGGAGAAATTGCAGAGGCTTTTAACATGAGTAAGCCCAGCATCTCACACCATCTTGAATTGCTGCACCGAGCAAACTTAGTATCTCGCGAAAAACAGGGTCAATTCGTTGTTTACACCCTGAATACAACTGTATTTCAAGAACTTCTTCAATGGATTGTTGAATTAAAGAGCAGCAAATGA
- a CDS encoding glutathione peroxidase, translating into MKVVLSLFFALSLSISVSGQSSFYDIKVEDIDGKEFSFAELKGKKVMIVNVASKCGYTPQYEELQELYGKYGGDDFVIVAFPANNFMGQEPGSNKEIKSFCQENYQVTFPMMSKISVKGNDQAPVYAWLTSEELNGVKDSKVKWNFQKYCINEEGRIEEVFAPGVSPMEDEVVAWVTK; encoded by the coding sequence ATGAAAGTAGTTTTATCATTATTCTTCGCATTATCACTGAGTATTTCTGTCTCTGGTCAATCATCTTTTTACGATATCAAGGTAGAGGATATTGACGGGAAAGAATTTTCTTTTGCCGAACTCAAAGGGAAAAAGGTGATGATTGTAAACGTTGCTTCTAAGTGCGGTTATACGCCTCAGTATGAGGAGCTTCAGGAGTTGTACGGCAAGTATGGTGGTGACGATTTTGTCATTGTTGCTTTCCCCGCAAACAACTTTATGGGGCAGGAGCCTGGATCAAATAAGGAGATCAAGTCTTTTTGCCAGGAGAATTATCAAGTGACGTTTCCAATGATGTCTAAGATCTCCGTTAAAGGTAATGATCAGGCTCCGGTATATGCCTGGCTGACGTCTGAAGAACTCAATGGAGTTAAAGACAGCAAGGTGAAGTGGAATTTTCAGAAATACTGCATCAACGAAGAAGGGCGAATCGAAGAAGTCTTTGCGCCGGGTGTGAGCCCCATGGAGGATGAAGTGGTCGCATGGGTGACCAAGTAA